Proteins encoded within one genomic window of Hevea brasiliensis isolate MT/VB/25A 57/8 chromosome 8, ASM3005281v1, whole genome shotgun sequence:
- the LOC110648732 gene encoding protein argonaute 2 isoform X3 produces the protein MERYSAARGRGTGGARNGEDGGRGRGRGRGRGGDHQYRTRHHQQQNWVSGQDGRTQTHWQSSPGQGGPGSGFVRPARGGHGGSGGAGGGREDWGPAGGRFQGTTSTAVPVHSLIEPHNSSPEKLSVAGKSGPINRPDNGGRNDIRHIRLFANHFLLNYNSGSIIRHYDIDVKPDLPSKNGPAMKFPKAVLSMIRNKLFSDDPDKFPLSMTAYDGEKNIFSAVPLPTGSFKVELLNEEGMKIRHFRVEVQLVNELQFCKLDDYISGKTLSIPRDVLQALDVVMKENPARQMIYACRSFHPTRPYPQDDLGRGITASRGIKYSLKPTTQGLALCLDYSVFPFRKQMPVIDFLKEQIPDFNLNSFRRFRKQVEKVLKGLKVTVTHRTTNQKYKIAGLTDENTQDISFDVENPSDQTPLRKVSLVSYFREKYNKEVMHNNIPSLDLAKSNRKNYVPMEFCMIAGGQRYAKELLDKKQSEKLRGISLAWPKVRESTIYDMVHDRDGPCIGDIPQNFGIGVDLKMTRVIGRVIKPPWLKLGTSKGRWTKATVDRVKCDWNLKRNSVISSKPIRLWGILDFGSSSIEKFIPELISRSERLDIHMEQPLFYKCLPMNLLYEVDDLHQLLKSLNNESYEIGGAGLQIIVCVMPKEDPGYNNLKWISETKVGILTQCCLTKNCNTAKDQFLANLALKINAKLGGSNVELIEQPHSLQSKGHVMFVGADVNHPGSYNSTSPSIAAVVGTMNWPAANQYIARICPQDHRAEKILKFGGMCMELVNAYTRLNQVRPETIVLFRHGVSDGQFDMVLNEELMDLKMTFEASNYFPTITVVVAQKRHKTRLFPESDKNENVPPGTVVDTKITHPIGFDFYLCSHYGAIGTSKPAHCQVLLDENRFTSDELEELTYGMCFTCAQCTKPVSLVPPVLYADRAAYRGRLYHDSIEWYQSSASPSSSSAPSRSPMTYFDEQLYKLHPNLENSFFFI, from the exons ATGGAGAGATACTCTGCTGCGAGAGGAAGAGGGACAGGAGGAGCAAGAAACGGTGAGGATGGTGGACGCGGTCGTGGTCGTGGTCGTGGTCGTGGTGGTGATCATCAATACCGGACTCGTCATCATCAACAGCAGAATTGGGTTTCAGGCCAAGATGGTCGAACTCAAACTCACTGGCAATCGAGTCCTGGCCAGGGTGGCCCTGGTAGTGGTTTTGTGAGGCCCGCACGAGGTGGGCATGGAGGTAGTGGAGGAGCAGGAGGAGGAAGAGAGGACTGGGGGCCTGCCGGTGGCAGGTTTCAGGGAACCACTAGCACTGCTGTTCCTGTTCATTCACTAATAGAGCCACATAATTCTTCTCCTGAAAAACTTTCTG TTGCAGGCAAAAGTGGTCCAATTAACCGACCTGATAATGGTGGTAGAAATGATATTCGGCATATAAGGCTTTTTGCTAATCATTTTCTGCTTAACTATAACTCTGGGAGCATCATAAGGCACTATGATATTGATGTCAAACCAGATTTGCCCTCCAAAAATGGTCCGGCTATGAAGTTTCCAAAGGCTGTTCTGTCTATGATTCGAAACAAGCTATTCTCAGATGACCCTGACAAATTTCCCTTGTCGATGACAGCCTACGATGGTGAGAAAAACATTTTCAGTGCAGTGCCACTACCCACAGGATCATTTAAGGTGGAATTATTGAATGAGGAAGGCATGAAGATCCGTCACTTCAGAGTTGAAGTTCAGCTTGTGAATGAGCTTCAATTTTGCAAGTTGGATGATTATATAAGTGGCAAAACCTTGTCCATCCCTCGTGATGTGCTACAAGCTTTGGATGTGGTCATGAAGGAGAATCCAGCAAGGCAAATGATTTATGCTTGTCGAAGTTTTCATCCTACCAGACCTTACCCACAAGATGACCTTGGACGTGGCATCACAGCTTCTAGAGGGATTAAATATAGCTTGAAGCCAACCACTCAGGGTCTGGCCTTGTGTCTGGACTATTCAGTTTTTCCATTTCGCAAACAAATGCCTGTTATAGATTTTCTCAAGGAGCAAATTCCTGACTTCAATCTAAACAGTTTCAGAAGGTTCAGGAAGCAAGTCGAGAAAGTTTTGAAGGGATTGAAAGTTACTGTGACTCACAGAACTACCAATCAGAAGTACAAAATTGCTGGATTAACTGATGAGAACACACAGGATATTTCTTTTGACGTTGAAAACCCGAGTGACCAGACCCCTCTGAGGAAAGTTAGCCTTGTTTCTTATTTTAGAGAAAAATACAACAAGGAAGTTATGCACAACAACATACCAAGCTTAGATTTGGCGAAAAGCAACAGGAAAAATTATGTTCCTATGGAGTTCTGCATGATAGCTGGGGGGCAGAGGTATGcaaaggagcttttggacaaaaaACAATCAGAAAAGTTGAGGGGGATTTCATTAGCTTGGCCAAAGGTCAGAGAAAGCACAATATATGACATGGTACACGATAGAGATGGACCATGCAT TGGAGATATCCCTCAAAATTTTGGGATTGGGGTGGATTTGAAAATGACAAGAGTTATTGGTCGGGTTATTAAGCCACCATGGTTAAAGCTTGGCACGTCAAAGGGAAGATGGACGAAGGCAACAGTTGATAGAGTTAAATGTGATTGGAACCTTAAAAGAAACTCAGTGATTTCCAGCAAACCAATTAGGCTATGGGGAATACTTGACTTTGGCTCTTCTAGTATTGAAAAATTCATTCCTGAGCTGATCTCTCGCAGTGAAAGACTGGACATCCACATGGAGCAGCCTCTTTTCTACAAATGTCTTCCGATGAATTTATTATATGAAGTTGAtgatcttcatcaactgctcaaaAGCCTTAACAACGAGTCATATGAAATTGGCGGAGCAGGTTTGCAGATTATTGTTTGTGTGATGCCTAAGGAAGATCCTGGTTACAACAATCTCAAGTGGATAAGTGAGACCAAAGTTGGCATCCTAACTCAATGTTGTTTAACCAAAAATTGCAATACGGCTAAAGATCAGTTTCTTGCAAATCTTGCCCTAAAGATCAATGCGAAGCTTGGGGGCAGCAACGTGGAACTCATCGAGCAGCCCCACAGCTTGCAAAGTAAAGGCCATGTTATGTTTGTTGGTGCTGATGTTAATCATCCCGGCTCTTACAACTCAACAAGTCCTTCAATTGCAGCTGTTGTTGGCACCATGAATTGGCCAGCTGCAAATCAATATATTGCACGTATTTGTCCTCAAGACCATCGAGCAGAAAAGATTCTCAAATTTGGAGGCATGTGTATGGAGCTTGTAAATGCTTACACTAGGCTAAATCAGGTAAGGCCGGAGACGATTGTACTATTTCGTCATGGAGTAAGTGATGGGCAGTTTGATATGGTTCTCAATGAAGAGCTTATGGATCTCAAGATGACATTTGAAGCATCGAATTACTTCCCAACGATCACTGTCGTTGTTGCGCAGAAGCGACACAAAACTCGGCTGTTTCCAGAGAGCGACAAGAATGAAAATGTGCCTCCAGGCACTGTGGTGGACACAAAAATCACCCATCCTATTGGGTTTGACTTTTATCTTTGCAGCCATTATGGTGCTATTGGGACGAGCAAGCCAGCACACTGCCAGGTGTTATTGGATGAGAATAGGTTTACTTCTGATGAACTGGAGGAGCTTACTTATGGCATGTGCTTCACCTGTGCTCAATGCACTAAGCCTGTCTCACTGGTGCCTCCGGTGTTGTACGCTGATCGTGCTGCTTATAGAGGTCGGCTTTACCATGATTCAATCGAGTGGTATCAGTCTTCAGCTTCACCATCATCTTCATCAGCACCTTCAAGATCACCAATGACCTATTTTGATGAGCAGCTGTACAAGTTGCACCCCAATCTGGAAAACTCCTTTTTTTTCATCTGA
- the LOC110648732 gene encoding protein argonaute 2 isoform X1 yields the protein MERYSAARGRGTGGARNGEDGGRGRGRGRGRGGDHQYRTRHHQQQNWVSGQDGRTQTHWQSSPGQGGPGSGFVRPARGGHGGSGGAGGGREDWGPAGGRFQGTTSTAVPVHSLIEPHNSSPEKLSAMQSLKISTSSPPEVAGKSGPINRPDNGGRNDIRHIRLFANHFLLNYNSGSIIRHYDIDVKPDLPSKNGPAMKFPKAVLSMIRNKLFSDDPDKFPLSMTAYDGEKNIFSAVPLPTGSFKVELLNEEGMKIRHFRVEVQLVNELQFCKLDDYISGKTLSIPRDVLQALDVVMKENPARQMIYACRSFHPTRPYPQDDLGRGITASRGIKYSLKPTTQGLALCLDYSVFPFRKQMPVIDFLKEQIPDFNLNSFRRFRKQVEKVLKGLKVTVTHRTTNQKYKIAGLTDENTQDISFDVENPSDQTPLRKVSLVSYFREKYNKEVMHNNIPSLDLAKSNRKNYVPMEFCMIAGGQRYAKELLDKKQSEKLRGISLAWPKVRESTIYDMVHDRDGPCIGDIPQNFGIGVDLKMTRVIGRVIKPPWLKLGTSKGRWTKATVDRVKCDWNLKRNSVISSKPIRLWGILDFGSSSIEKFIPELISRSERLDIHMEQPLFYKCLPMNLLYEVDDLHQLLKSLNNESYEIGGAGLQIIVCVMPKEDPGYNNLKWISETKVGILTQCCLTKNCNTAKDQFLANLALKINAKLGGSNVELIEQPHSLQSKGHVMFVGADVNHPGSYNSTSPSIAAVVGTMNWPAANQYIARICPQDHRAEKILKFGGMCMELVNAYTRLNQVRPETIVLFRHGVSDGQFDMVLNEELMDLKMTFEASNYFPTITVVVAQKRHKTRLFPESDKNENVPPGTVVDTKITHPIGFDFYLCSHYGAIGTSKPAHCQVLLDENRFTSDELEELTYGMCFTCAQCTKPVSLVPPVLYADRAAYRGRLYHDSIEWYQSSASPSSSSAPSRSPMTYFDEQLYKLHPNLENSFFFI from the exons ATGGAGAGATACTCTGCTGCGAGAGGAAGAGGGACAGGAGGAGCAAGAAACGGTGAGGATGGTGGACGCGGTCGTGGTCGTGGTCGTGGTCGTGGTGGTGATCATCAATACCGGACTCGTCATCATCAACAGCAGAATTGGGTTTCAGGCCAAGATGGTCGAACTCAAACTCACTGGCAATCGAGTCCTGGCCAGGGTGGCCCTGGTAGTGGTTTTGTGAGGCCCGCACGAGGTGGGCATGGAGGTAGTGGAGGAGCAGGAGGAGGAAGAGAGGACTGGGGGCCTGCCGGTGGCAGGTTTCAGGGAACCACTAGCACTGCTGTTCCTGTTCATTCACTAATAGAGCCACATAATTCTTCTCCTGAAAAACTTTCTG CAATGCAATCATTAAAAATTTCAACATCTTCACCTCCAGAAGTTGCAGGCAAAAGTGGTCCAATTAACCGACCTGATAATGGTGGTAGAAATGATATTCGGCATATAAGGCTTTTTGCTAATCATTTTCTGCTTAACTATAACTCTGGGAGCATCATAAGGCACTATGATATTGATGTCAAACCAGATTTGCCCTCCAAAAATGGTCCGGCTATGAAGTTTCCAAAGGCTGTTCTGTCTATGATTCGAAACAAGCTATTCTCAGATGACCCTGACAAATTTCCCTTGTCGATGACAGCCTACGATGGTGAGAAAAACATTTTCAGTGCAGTGCCACTACCCACAGGATCATTTAAGGTGGAATTATTGAATGAGGAAGGCATGAAGATCCGTCACTTCAGAGTTGAAGTTCAGCTTGTGAATGAGCTTCAATTTTGCAAGTTGGATGATTATATAAGTGGCAAAACCTTGTCCATCCCTCGTGATGTGCTACAAGCTTTGGATGTGGTCATGAAGGAGAATCCAGCAAGGCAAATGATTTATGCTTGTCGAAGTTTTCATCCTACCAGACCTTACCCACAAGATGACCTTGGACGTGGCATCACAGCTTCTAGAGGGATTAAATATAGCTTGAAGCCAACCACTCAGGGTCTGGCCTTGTGTCTGGACTATTCAGTTTTTCCATTTCGCAAACAAATGCCTGTTATAGATTTTCTCAAGGAGCAAATTCCTGACTTCAATCTAAACAGTTTCAGAAGGTTCAGGAAGCAAGTCGAGAAAGTTTTGAAGGGATTGAAAGTTACTGTGACTCACAGAACTACCAATCAGAAGTACAAAATTGCTGGATTAACTGATGAGAACACACAGGATATTTCTTTTGACGTTGAAAACCCGAGTGACCAGACCCCTCTGAGGAAAGTTAGCCTTGTTTCTTATTTTAGAGAAAAATACAACAAGGAAGTTATGCACAACAACATACCAAGCTTAGATTTGGCGAAAAGCAACAGGAAAAATTATGTTCCTATGGAGTTCTGCATGATAGCTGGGGGGCAGAGGTATGcaaaggagcttttggacaaaaaACAATCAGAAAAGTTGAGGGGGATTTCATTAGCTTGGCCAAAGGTCAGAGAAAGCACAATATATGACATGGTACACGATAGAGATGGACCATGCAT TGGAGATATCCCTCAAAATTTTGGGATTGGGGTGGATTTGAAAATGACAAGAGTTATTGGTCGGGTTATTAAGCCACCATGGTTAAAGCTTGGCACGTCAAAGGGAAGATGGACGAAGGCAACAGTTGATAGAGTTAAATGTGATTGGAACCTTAAAAGAAACTCAGTGATTTCCAGCAAACCAATTAGGCTATGGGGAATACTTGACTTTGGCTCTTCTAGTATTGAAAAATTCATTCCTGAGCTGATCTCTCGCAGTGAAAGACTGGACATCCACATGGAGCAGCCTCTTTTCTACAAATGTCTTCCGATGAATTTATTATATGAAGTTGAtgatcttcatcaactgctcaaaAGCCTTAACAACGAGTCATATGAAATTGGCGGAGCAGGTTTGCAGATTATTGTTTGTGTGATGCCTAAGGAAGATCCTGGTTACAACAATCTCAAGTGGATAAGTGAGACCAAAGTTGGCATCCTAACTCAATGTTGTTTAACCAAAAATTGCAATACGGCTAAAGATCAGTTTCTTGCAAATCTTGCCCTAAAGATCAATGCGAAGCTTGGGGGCAGCAACGTGGAACTCATCGAGCAGCCCCACAGCTTGCAAAGTAAAGGCCATGTTATGTTTGTTGGTGCTGATGTTAATCATCCCGGCTCTTACAACTCAACAAGTCCTTCAATTGCAGCTGTTGTTGGCACCATGAATTGGCCAGCTGCAAATCAATATATTGCACGTATTTGTCCTCAAGACCATCGAGCAGAAAAGATTCTCAAATTTGGAGGCATGTGTATGGAGCTTGTAAATGCTTACACTAGGCTAAATCAGGTAAGGCCGGAGACGATTGTACTATTTCGTCATGGAGTAAGTGATGGGCAGTTTGATATGGTTCTCAATGAAGAGCTTATGGATCTCAAGATGACATTTGAAGCATCGAATTACTTCCCAACGATCACTGTCGTTGTTGCGCAGAAGCGACACAAAACTCGGCTGTTTCCAGAGAGCGACAAGAATGAAAATGTGCCTCCAGGCACTGTGGTGGACACAAAAATCACCCATCCTATTGGGTTTGACTTTTATCTTTGCAGCCATTATGGTGCTATTGGGACGAGCAAGCCAGCACACTGCCAGGTGTTATTGGATGAGAATAGGTTTACTTCTGATGAACTGGAGGAGCTTACTTATGGCATGTGCTTCACCTGTGCTCAATGCACTAAGCCTGTCTCACTGGTGCCTCCGGTGTTGTACGCTGATCGTGCTGCTTATAGAGGTCGGCTTTACCATGATTCAATCGAGTGGTATCAGTCTTCAGCTTCACCATCATCTTCATCAGCACCTTCAAGATCACCAATGACCTATTTTGATGAGCAGCTGTACAAGTTGCACCCCAATCTGGAAAACTCCTTTTTTTTCATCTGA
- the LOC110648732 gene encoding protein argonaute 2 isoform X2, with amino-acid sequence MERYSAARGRGTGGARNGEDGGRGRGRGRGRGGDHQYRTRHHQQQNWVSGQDGRTQTHWQSSPGQGGPGSGFVRPARGGHGGSGGAGGGREDWGPAGGRFQGTTSTAVPVHSLIEPHNSSPEKLSEVAGKSGPINRPDNGGRNDIRHIRLFANHFLLNYNSGSIIRHYDIDVKPDLPSKNGPAMKFPKAVLSMIRNKLFSDDPDKFPLSMTAYDGEKNIFSAVPLPTGSFKVELLNEEGMKIRHFRVEVQLVNELQFCKLDDYISGKTLSIPRDVLQALDVVMKENPARQMIYACRSFHPTRPYPQDDLGRGITASRGIKYSLKPTTQGLALCLDYSVFPFRKQMPVIDFLKEQIPDFNLNSFRRFRKQVEKVLKGLKVTVTHRTTNQKYKIAGLTDENTQDISFDVENPSDQTPLRKVSLVSYFREKYNKEVMHNNIPSLDLAKSNRKNYVPMEFCMIAGGQRYAKELLDKKQSEKLRGISLAWPKVRESTIYDMVHDRDGPCIGDIPQNFGIGVDLKMTRVIGRVIKPPWLKLGTSKGRWTKATVDRVKCDWNLKRNSVISSKPIRLWGILDFGSSSIEKFIPELISRSERLDIHMEQPLFYKCLPMNLLYEVDDLHQLLKSLNNESYEIGGAGLQIIVCVMPKEDPGYNNLKWISETKVGILTQCCLTKNCNTAKDQFLANLALKINAKLGGSNVELIEQPHSLQSKGHVMFVGADVNHPGSYNSTSPSIAAVVGTMNWPAANQYIARICPQDHRAEKILKFGGMCMELVNAYTRLNQVRPETIVLFRHGVSDGQFDMVLNEELMDLKMTFEASNYFPTITVVVAQKRHKTRLFPESDKNENVPPGTVVDTKITHPIGFDFYLCSHYGAIGTSKPAHCQVLLDENRFTSDELEELTYGMCFTCAQCTKPVSLVPPVLYADRAAYRGRLYHDSIEWYQSSASPSSSSAPSRSPMTYFDEQLYKLHPNLENSFFFI; translated from the exons ATGGAGAGATACTCTGCTGCGAGAGGAAGAGGGACAGGAGGAGCAAGAAACGGTGAGGATGGTGGACGCGGTCGTGGTCGTGGTCGTGGTCGTGGTGGTGATCATCAATACCGGACTCGTCATCATCAACAGCAGAATTGGGTTTCAGGCCAAGATGGTCGAACTCAAACTCACTGGCAATCGAGTCCTGGCCAGGGTGGCCCTGGTAGTGGTTTTGTGAGGCCCGCACGAGGTGGGCATGGAGGTAGTGGAGGAGCAGGAGGAGGAAGAGAGGACTGGGGGCCTGCCGGTGGCAGGTTTCAGGGAACCACTAGCACTGCTGTTCCTGTTCATTCACTAATAGAGCCACATAATTCTTCTCCTGAAAAACTTTCTG AAGTTGCAGGCAAAAGTGGTCCAATTAACCGACCTGATAATGGTGGTAGAAATGATATTCGGCATATAAGGCTTTTTGCTAATCATTTTCTGCTTAACTATAACTCTGGGAGCATCATAAGGCACTATGATATTGATGTCAAACCAGATTTGCCCTCCAAAAATGGTCCGGCTATGAAGTTTCCAAAGGCTGTTCTGTCTATGATTCGAAACAAGCTATTCTCAGATGACCCTGACAAATTTCCCTTGTCGATGACAGCCTACGATGGTGAGAAAAACATTTTCAGTGCAGTGCCACTACCCACAGGATCATTTAAGGTGGAATTATTGAATGAGGAAGGCATGAAGATCCGTCACTTCAGAGTTGAAGTTCAGCTTGTGAATGAGCTTCAATTTTGCAAGTTGGATGATTATATAAGTGGCAAAACCTTGTCCATCCCTCGTGATGTGCTACAAGCTTTGGATGTGGTCATGAAGGAGAATCCAGCAAGGCAAATGATTTATGCTTGTCGAAGTTTTCATCCTACCAGACCTTACCCACAAGATGACCTTGGACGTGGCATCACAGCTTCTAGAGGGATTAAATATAGCTTGAAGCCAACCACTCAGGGTCTGGCCTTGTGTCTGGACTATTCAGTTTTTCCATTTCGCAAACAAATGCCTGTTATAGATTTTCTCAAGGAGCAAATTCCTGACTTCAATCTAAACAGTTTCAGAAGGTTCAGGAAGCAAGTCGAGAAAGTTTTGAAGGGATTGAAAGTTACTGTGACTCACAGAACTACCAATCAGAAGTACAAAATTGCTGGATTAACTGATGAGAACACACAGGATATTTCTTTTGACGTTGAAAACCCGAGTGACCAGACCCCTCTGAGGAAAGTTAGCCTTGTTTCTTATTTTAGAGAAAAATACAACAAGGAAGTTATGCACAACAACATACCAAGCTTAGATTTGGCGAAAAGCAACAGGAAAAATTATGTTCCTATGGAGTTCTGCATGATAGCTGGGGGGCAGAGGTATGcaaaggagcttttggacaaaaaACAATCAGAAAAGTTGAGGGGGATTTCATTAGCTTGGCCAAAGGTCAGAGAAAGCACAATATATGACATGGTACACGATAGAGATGGACCATGCAT TGGAGATATCCCTCAAAATTTTGGGATTGGGGTGGATTTGAAAATGACAAGAGTTATTGGTCGGGTTATTAAGCCACCATGGTTAAAGCTTGGCACGTCAAAGGGAAGATGGACGAAGGCAACAGTTGATAGAGTTAAATGTGATTGGAACCTTAAAAGAAACTCAGTGATTTCCAGCAAACCAATTAGGCTATGGGGAATACTTGACTTTGGCTCTTCTAGTATTGAAAAATTCATTCCTGAGCTGATCTCTCGCAGTGAAAGACTGGACATCCACATGGAGCAGCCTCTTTTCTACAAATGTCTTCCGATGAATTTATTATATGAAGTTGAtgatcttcatcaactgctcaaaAGCCTTAACAACGAGTCATATGAAATTGGCGGAGCAGGTTTGCAGATTATTGTTTGTGTGATGCCTAAGGAAGATCCTGGTTACAACAATCTCAAGTGGATAAGTGAGACCAAAGTTGGCATCCTAACTCAATGTTGTTTAACCAAAAATTGCAATACGGCTAAAGATCAGTTTCTTGCAAATCTTGCCCTAAAGATCAATGCGAAGCTTGGGGGCAGCAACGTGGAACTCATCGAGCAGCCCCACAGCTTGCAAAGTAAAGGCCATGTTATGTTTGTTGGTGCTGATGTTAATCATCCCGGCTCTTACAACTCAACAAGTCCTTCAATTGCAGCTGTTGTTGGCACCATGAATTGGCCAGCTGCAAATCAATATATTGCACGTATTTGTCCTCAAGACCATCGAGCAGAAAAGATTCTCAAATTTGGAGGCATGTGTATGGAGCTTGTAAATGCTTACACTAGGCTAAATCAGGTAAGGCCGGAGACGATTGTACTATTTCGTCATGGAGTAAGTGATGGGCAGTTTGATATGGTTCTCAATGAAGAGCTTATGGATCTCAAGATGACATTTGAAGCATCGAATTACTTCCCAACGATCACTGTCGTTGTTGCGCAGAAGCGACACAAAACTCGGCTGTTTCCAGAGAGCGACAAGAATGAAAATGTGCCTCCAGGCACTGTGGTGGACACAAAAATCACCCATCCTATTGGGTTTGACTTTTATCTTTGCAGCCATTATGGTGCTATTGGGACGAGCAAGCCAGCACACTGCCAGGTGTTATTGGATGAGAATAGGTTTACTTCTGATGAACTGGAGGAGCTTACTTATGGCATGTGCTTCACCTGTGCTCAATGCACTAAGCCTGTCTCACTGGTGCCTCCGGTGTTGTACGCTGATCGTGCTGCTTATAGAGGTCGGCTTTACCATGATTCAATCGAGTGGTATCAGTCTTCAGCTTCACCATCATCTTCATCAGCACCTTCAAGATCACCAATGACCTATTTTGATGAGCAGCTGTACAAGTTGCACCCCAATCTGGAAAACTCCTTTTTTTTCATCTGA